The Candidatus Rokuibacteriota bacterium genomic sequence TCCGGGCAGTCGGCATCTACCTGATCACAGCCGGAGGGCTGTTGGCCCTCGGAGGCGCCGCGGCCGCGATCGCGTATCGGGAGCCGATCCTTCTGCTGGCGATACCGGTGGCCCCGGTCTGGATTCTCGCTGGGGTCATCGTGATCACGTCGCTTGCGGCCGAGGTGGCTTGGGACGAAGAAGCCTTGCGGCTCACGTGCGCCTTTGGGACGAGGCGGGTCTTCTGGAAGGATGTGCAATGGCACAGGACACTCGCCGCCCTGTCGCGACGACGCGGCGGGGTCGTTCTGTTCGAACTTGTGAAGTACACGCGGCACCTCGGCAGCGCTCAGACGTCGGGATGGGCTGTGGTGATGCTGCCCGGAGGTCGGGTATCGTCGTGGCTCAAGGCTTGCGAAGCGGGCCTGGATCAGCGGAGGCGCGGCGAAGGGATAGGGGCAGTGAAGCGGTCGACCTGAGCCGAGTGGCCCATCAAAATAAGGCCCGCGCACTATTGTTTCGGCGGGCCTCCCCATCCACGATTGCGAAAAGACTCACAGGATCATTTCAGTCCGATGAGATTCTTCTCGCAGGAGAGCTTCTATGGGATGGCGGTGATGGTCGCCCTGGCCCGTCACGAGCCGGCGCGCCCGGCGGGGATCGAGGAGATCGCCAGCGCCCGGAATCTCCCCCGGAGCTTCGTCGCCAAGATCCTCCAGAAGCTCGTCCGCGGGGGCCTCGTGAACTCCTCCCGAGGCCGCCAGCGCGGCTACACCCTGGCGGTTCCTGCCGAGCGGATCACGGTCAGGGACATCCTGGAGGTCACTGAGGGAGCCGACTTCTTCCACCGTTGCATGTTCCGCAGGCGCTGCGGCGATGAGCCCACCTGCTTCCTTCACGGGATCGGCGCGGCCATCCGGGCCGACCTCGAGGTGAGGCTCAAGGGCCTGATCCTCGCCGATCTGGCTCGCGGCGAGGATCTCCAGGGGGCCGTCCGATGAGGGAATGGCGCGCATGCTGATCCGATTGCGCCTCGATCCCCGCCTCCTGGAGGAGGTCGTCCATCTCGAGCTCAGGCGGCGGCAGGGGGGAGGGGACGCGAGTCTCTTCGATGAGTACCATCGCGAGGCCGACTCCCTCTACAAGCTGGCCCCGGAGCACCGGGACGGCGAGTTCGCCGCGCTCCACCGACGGCTGTTCCGGAAGGTGGGCTTCGAGGGGCGCATCACCGAGGCTCTCTCGGCGCAGCGCGGGGAATTGGCGGAGCTCGAGTCCCTCACGTGCCTCCGCACCGTCAGGCCGGAGGACGAGGGCGCCGACCTCGCCGCCCCGGTCGCCCCCGCAACCGGCCGGGCCGCCGTGGTGAGGATCCGCGCGGCCCGCTTCCTCGCGCTCGACGACCTCGGACGCTTCCTCGATCACGAGCTCGTTCACGTGGGCGATCTGCTGAGCGCGGCCTTCGGCCACGACCCCGAGTCGCTCGCCGCCATCTCGCCGCACCGCCGCCGCCTGGTCCAGGAGCGGTACCGCGCCGCGTGGGGGGCATGCGTGGACGGGCGGCTCAGCCGGCACGGAAGGCGCTCGCTCGCCGGGCGAGGGGAGCACCGTGAGGCGCTCCACCGCTGCTTCCCGGCCCTGTCTGACCTCGAGCTGGACGGGCTGCTGGATCGGCTGTGGAAGGACGAGAGGCCGACCCACGCGGGTCTCCTGGCGGTGGCTCTAGGGCGCGGGTCGCGCGAGCCCCATCAGCCTGGGGCGCCCTGCCCGCTCTGCGGCTTCCCGACTCACGATTGGACGGATGTGACAGACCATGTGCTGATCCGCGCGATCCACCTGGACGTGCCCGACTGGGAGCCCGATCACGGGCTCTGCGGGCGCTGCCTCGAAATGTACGAGCTCAGATCACTGACACAGGCCTGAAGGAGGCACTCATGGACGTGACTCGGCGCGACTTCCTGAAGACGGGGCTCACCGCGGGTGCCGTCCTGGGGTGGAGCCAGCCGACCCTGGCGCTGGCGGCCCTCGCCCCGGCGGTCGAGGTGGGCAATCCCCTGGAGGTCTACCCGGGGCGCGACTGGGAGAAGGTCTACCGCGACCAGTACAAGTACGACTCCTCCTTCACCTGGGTCTGCTCGCCCAACTGCACCCACGAGTGCCGGCTGCGGGCCTTCGTGCGGAACGGCGTGTTCCTCCGGAGCGAGCAGAACTACGACTCCCACAAGGTGGGCGACCTCATGGGCAACAAGGCCACGCCCACCTGGAACCCGCGCGGCTGCCCCAACGGCTTCACCTTCCAGCGCCGCGTCTACGGGCCGTACCGGCTCCGCTACCCGATGATCCGCAAGGGCTGGAAGCAGTGGGCGGACGACGGATTTCCGGAGTTGACCCCAGAGATCAAGACCAAGTACAAGTTCGACGCGCGCGGGCAGGACGAGCTGCTCCGGGCCACATGGGACGAGGCCTACACCTACGCGGCCAAGGGAATGATGGCCATCGCCAAGCGCTACAGCGGGGATGAGGGCAAGAGGCGGCTCCTGGCCCAGGGCTACCCCGAGGAGATGTTCACCCACTGGGACGGGGCCGGCACCCGCACCTTCAAGTGCCGGGGCGGGATGGGGCTCCTCGGCGTCATCGGGAAATACGGCATGTACCGCTTCGCCAATACCCTGGCGCTGCTCGACACCCACGTGCGCGGCGTGGGGCCGGACAAGGCCCGGGGCGGACGGAACTGGTCCAACTACACCTGGCACGGCGACCAGGCGCCGGGGCAACCCTTCGTCCACGGGCTGCAGGCCTCGGATGTGGACTTCAACGAGCTGCGCTTCGCCAAGCTCCACATCGGGATCGGCAAGAATCTCGTGGAGAACAAGCGGGCCGACAACCACTACTTCATGGAATTGATGGAGCGCGGCGCCAAGATCGTCTGCATCGTGCCGGAGTACAGCCCGCCCGCCAGCAAGGCGGACTACTGGATCCCGGTGCGGCCCAACTCCGACACGGCGCTCCTGCTCGGGATCTCTCGCATCCTCATCGACGAGAAGTGGTACGACGCCACGTACGTCAAGCGCTTCACGGACCTGCCCCTGCTCGTGCGGACGGACACGCTCAAGCGCCTCAGGCCGGAGGACATCTTCCCGGGCTACGTGCAGCAGGACATCTCCCAGGGCGCGAGCATGACCCGCCATGGCCTCACCCCCCAGTACCGGCAGAGGGTGGGAGACTTCGTCGTGTGGGACGCGAAGGCGAACGCCCCCCGGGCTCTCACGCGCGACGACGTGGGCGACCGGATGACCGAGAAGGGCATCGACCCGGTCCTCGATGGGCGCTTCACCGTGAAGACCGTGGACGGCAAGCAGGTCGAGGTGATGCCGCTCTTCGAGGCCTACAAGATCCACCTCAAGGACTACGACCTCGACACGGTCCACGAGATCACCCACGCCCCGAAGGACCTGATCCGGCGCCTGGCCAAGGACATCGCCACCATCAAGCCGGTGGCCATCCACATCGGCGAGGGGATCAACCACTGGTTCCACGCCACCCAGGTCAACCGGGCCACCTACCTGCCGCTCATGCTCACCGGGAACGTGGGCGTCATGGGCTCGGGCTCCCACACCTGGGCCGGCAACTACAAGGCCGCGCTCTTCCAGGGCTCGGAGGAGACGGGGCCGGGCTTCAAGGGGTGGGTCGCCGAGGACCCCTTCAACCCGAACCTCGACCCGGCGGCCGACGGCAAGACCATCCGCGAGCGCGGCTACGCCTCCGAAGAGGAGGTCGCCTACTGGGCCCACGGCGACAAGCCGCTCATCGTCAACACGCCCAAGTACGGCCGCAAGGTCTTCACGGGCACGACCCACATGCCCACCCCCACCAAGGTCATGTGGTTCACCAACGTGAACCTCATCAACAACGCCAAGTGGGTCTACGAGCTGATCAAGAACGTCAACCCGAACGTTGAGCTGATCATGTCCACCGACATCGAGATGACGGCCTCCTGCGAGTACGCCGACATCGTGCTGGCGGCCAACTCGTGGGTGGAGATGGAGCGCTACGAGGTCACGGGGTCCTGCTCGAACCCCTTCTTGCAGATCTGGAAGGGCGGGATCAAGCCCATCTACGACACGCGGGACGATCAGCTGATACTGGCCCAGATGGCGGCCAAGCTGGGCGAGCTGCTCAACGACCGCCGCTTCGCCGACTACTGGAAGTTCTCGCTCGAGGGCAAGACCGAGGTCTACATCCAGCGGCTGCTGGACTCCTCGACCACCGCGCGCGGTTACAAGGTCTCCGACATCCTGGCCGGCAAGTACGGCGAGCCCGGGGTGGCGCTCTTCCTCTTCCGCACCTATCCGCGCGAGCCCTTCTGGGAGCAGATCAAGGAGTCGCTGCCGTTCTTCACGCCGACGGGGCGGCTGCAGGCCTACAACGACGAGCCCGAGATCATCCAGTACGGGGAGAACTTCATCGTCCACAGGGAGGGCCCGGAGGCCACGCCGTACCTGCCCAACGCCATCGTCTCCACCAACCCGCTGATCAGGCCCGACGACTACGGCATCCCGCGGGACCACGTGGGCTGGGAGGAGCGCACCGTCCGCAACCTGAAGCTGCCCTGGGCGGAGGTGAAGGCGACCCAGAACCCGCTCTGGGCCAGGGG encodes the following:
- a CDS encoding Rrf2 family transcriptional regulator; the encoded protein is MRFFSQESFYGMAVMVALARHEPARPAGIEEIASARNLPRSFVAKILQKLVRGGLVNSSRGRQRGYTLAVPAERITVRDILEVTEGADFFHRCMFRRRCGDEPTCFLHGIGAAIRADLEVRLKGLILADLARGEDLQGAVR
- a CDS encoding molybdopterin-dependent oxidoreductase, whose translation is MDVTRRDFLKTGLTAGAVLGWSQPTLALAALAPAVEVGNPLEVYPGRDWEKVYRDQYKYDSSFTWVCSPNCTHECRLRAFVRNGVFLRSEQNYDSHKVGDLMGNKATPTWNPRGCPNGFTFQRRVYGPYRLRYPMIRKGWKQWADDGFPELTPEIKTKYKFDARGQDELLRATWDEAYTYAAKGMMAIAKRYSGDEGKRRLLAQGYPEEMFTHWDGAGTRTFKCRGGMGLLGVIGKYGMYRFANTLALLDTHVRGVGPDKARGGRNWSNYTWHGDQAPGQPFVHGLQASDVDFNELRFAKLHIGIGKNLVENKRADNHYFMELMERGAKIVCIVPEYSPPASKADYWIPVRPNSDTALLLGISRILIDEKWYDATYVKRFTDLPLLVRTDTLKRLRPEDIFPGYVQQDISQGASMTRHGLTPQYRQRVGDFVVWDAKANAPRALTRDDVGDRMTEKGIDPVLDGRFTVKTVDGKQVEVMPLFEAYKIHLKDYDLDTVHEITHAPKDLIRRLAKDIATIKPVAIHIGEGINHWFHATQVNRATYLPLMLTGNVGVMGSGSHTWAGNYKAALFQGSEETGPGFKGWVAEDPFNPNLDPAADGKTIRERGYASEEEVAYWAHGDKPLIVNTPKYGRKVFTGTTHMPTPTKVMWFTNVNLINNAKWVYELIKNVNPNVELIMSTDIEMTASCEYADIVLAANSWVEMERYEVTGSCSNPFLQIWKGGIKPIYDTRDDQLILAQMAAKLGELLNDRRFADYWKFSLEGKTEVYIQRLLDSSTTARGYKVSDILAGKYGEPGVALFLFRTYPREPFWEQIKESLPFFTPTGRLQAYNDEPEIIQYGENFIVHREGPEATPYLPNAIVSTNPLIRPDDYGIPRDHVGWEERTVRNLKLPWAEVKATQNPLWARGYKFFCLTPKTRHATHSQWQVTDWHLIWNNQFGDPYRMDKRSPGIGEHTLHINPQAAKDLGINDGDYVYVDANPADRPYIGWKPNDAFYKVTRLMLRAKYNPAYPYNVVMMKHAPFIATERSVKAHESRPDGRALSAGTGYQSSFRYGSQQSITRSWLMPMHQLDSLFHKKKAHQSFVFGFEGDNHGVNTVPKETLVKVTKAEDGGMGGKGVWAPATTGFTPGKESDFMKRYLAGDITPVAPKA